Proteins encoded in a region of the Macrobrachium nipponense isolate FS-2020 chromosome 39, ASM1510439v2, whole genome shotgun sequence genome:
- the LOC135210148 gene encoding vascular endothelial growth factor receptor 1-like, producing the protein MTDTVHKENHLSSKCTFVAQEMARIKCLSGTREKIANIAVSEFKKRYTFRHSDSGGGMKDLKRNSSHTSIETDPFILTCAASRFYFQEVRLTFSPADHEAFSEDDEEIVEDMSTDLDLIKTLTVGNVSNSHKGKYVCFAIARKGHENKIMTLNHEVEGLIPVFLTEYGNMLPENNKEERMVREAFTFNCSVSGTPVIDIAWTKDDQPLPSNFGEFRENNQTITISDLNPVTHSGRYACEARNRGGSVRGFLTLIVLGEGSSKAWKVTMSIITPFLICLLVVVIVLFRRVRRDFLTRRETKKNLAFLFERGRPNELNPDCTADEQAELLPYDHKWEVSRDRIQLGQQLGTGAFGRVVKAHVSNLEPGVPKTTVALKMSKTQADPAQIRALTQELKIMVHIGKHLNIVNLLGSYTANVRKGELWILVEFCRYGSLLPFLHRHRHNFENLVDPVTDMVDLTGRDGEGNISPFSPVPVSSPTSPRSPGSSFKYPSVPQSPTRSEKDGYESAQTASSAMYSGTRRPCETLLESPTSPTVPFSPSCTTPKEDSMDEERRPSSPRIFRFGDSLPKGIKMVQNPSYQTVPVEENTAGMEVGSGSHNTRNQSLKVLDSQGNYFMYDKSTIPGVTSSFTTVDLICWSWQVAEGMDYLTRRKVLHGDLAARNLLLAEANVVKISDFGLSRDIYMDEIYFKQTNDLLPVKWMSIEAIRDRMFSIQSDIWSFGVTMWELFSLGSTPYPGVKIDHTFLQSLQDGYRMEMPEYANCELYKIMRQCWGSDPQERPSFRYLADRLSKMLMPETTQHYNNKNGEYLNMNEERFKHEKDYLEMLASPDIRNVTRDDDVPQCEDAVDGTTKTNPDLRLYIESKSDAQDQETNYLPMSSCAGSPQSPFDIFSPTKTSENGNVFTFGEEVQRKNSNALRQSCPQRGNPLHEDTHPSHQSLGDLRTEEGLANQQHKADDPPQSPNGSLRDETGDEHSELSSLTGDNKTCMTRRPFSQESHYMNIPLAPDDCSSPLPSPEITLNLSSAGEVGYANLQTVR; encoded by the exons ACGACGAAGAGATTGTTGAAGACATGTCAACTGATCTTGATCTGATTAAAACCTTGACCGTTGGCAATGTCAGCAACAGTCACAAGGGGAAATACGTGTGCTTTGCAATTGCAAGAAAAGGTCACGAGAACAAGATTATGACCTTGAATCACGAGGTGGAAG GTCTCATCCCTGTTTTTCTCACGGAATACGGAAACATGTTGCCAGAGAACAACAAGGAAGAACGGATGGTCAGAGAGGCTTTCACCTTCAACTGCTCCGTATCTGGCACACCTGTCATCGACATTGCGTGGACAAAG GACGATCAGCCTCTTCCCAGCAACTTCGGAGAATTCAGGGAGAACAACCAGACCATAACGATCAGTGACCTGAATCCCGTAACTCACTCCGGTCGTTACGCATGTGAGGCTAGAAACAGGGGCGGATCTGTGAGGGGATTCCTCACTCTAATTGTGCTTG GTGAAGGATCCAGCAAAGCCTGGAAAGTTACCATGAGCATCATTACCCCATTCCTCATCTGCCTCTTGGTAGTAGTCATTGTGTTGTTCAGAAGAGTCAGGCGTGATTTCCTAACCAGGAGAGAGACGAAAAAGAATCTGGCTTTCCTCTTCGAGAGAGGACGGCCTAACGAACTCAACCCAGACTGCACAGCAGACGAACAAGCCGAGCTTCTCCCTTATGACCATAAATGGGAGGTTTCTAGGGACAGAATACAGCTGG GCCAGCAACTTGGTACAGGCGCCTTCGGCCGTGTTGTCAAAGCCCATGTTTCAAACCTGGAGCCAGGGGTTCCTAAAACGACTGTGGCCCTTAAAATGAGCAAGACCCAAGCCGATCCTGCCCAAATCAGGGCACTGACTCAAGAGCTCAAAATTATGGTTCACATTGGAAAGCACCTTAACATTGTCAATCTTCTGGGTTCCTACACTGCTAATGTTAGAAAAG GAGAGCTGTGGATCCTCGTCGAGTTCTGCCGATACGGCAGTCTCCTCCCGTTCCTCCACCGCCATCGACACAATTTCGAGAATCTCGTCGACCCCGTCACAGACATGGTCGACCTGACCGGGAGAGACGGCGAGGGGAACATTTCACCTTTCTCCCCGGTTCCCGTGAGTTCGCCCACGTCACCCAGGTCTCCCGGGTCGTCGTTTAAATATCCGAGTGTCCCCCAGTCCCCGACGCGCTCCGAAAAAGATGGCTACGAGTCTGCGCAGACGGCGTCGTCCGCCATGTATTCTGGGACGAGAAGGCCGTGTGAAACTTTGCTGGAATCCCCAACGTCACCTACGGTTCCCTTCTCTCCATC CTGTACTACCCCCAAAGAGGATTCGATGGATGAAGAACGCCGACCCAGTTCTCCCAGGATCTTTCGGTTTGGGGACTCCCTGCCCAAGGGAATAAAGATGGTACAGAATCCTTCATACCAGACGGTGCCCGTGGAGGAGAACACAGCAGGAATGGAAGTGG GATCAGGAAGCCACAACACGAGGAATCAATCGTTAAAAGTGCTCGATTCCCAGGGGAATTATTTCATGTACGACAAGAGCACGATTCCAGGCGTGACGTCATCTTTCACGACCGTTGACCTGATTTGCTGGTCTTGGCAAGTGGCCGAGGGTATGGATTACCTTACCCGTAGGAAG GTTCTACATGGAGATTTGGCGGCCAGGAACCTGCTTCTGGCTGAGGCCAATGTTGTGAAGATAAGCGATTTCGGCCTCTCGAGAGATATCTATATGGACGAGATATACTTTAAACAAACCAAT GATCTCTTGCCAGTGAAGTGGATGTCGATTGAGGCTATCCGCGACAGGATGTTCTCCATCCAGAGTGACATCTGGTCCTTCGGAGTGACCATGTGGGAACTCTTCAGTTTGGGCTCCACGCCATACCCAGGGGTCAAGATTGACCACACGTTCTTGCAGAGCCTACAAGACGGGTACCGCATGGAAATGCCCGAATATGCGAACTGTGAACT ATATAAAATCATGCGCCAGTGTTGGGGGAGTGATCCTCAAGAACGGCCTTCTTTTCGATATTTGGCCGACAGGCTCAGTAAGATGTTGATGCCTGAGACAACTCAG CACTACAACAACAAGAATGGAGAGTACCTGAACATGAACGAGGAACGTTTCAAACACGAAAAAGATTACCTGGAGATGTTGGCATCACCTGACATCAGGAACGTCACTAGAGATGATGATGTGCCGCAATGTGAG GATGCTGTAGATGGGACTACAAAAACGAACCCCGATCTTCGGCTGTATATTGAAAGCAAATCGGACGCTCAAGATCAAGAAACGAATTACCTTCCCATGTCGTCATGTGCAGGCTCCCCACAGTCCCCCTTCGACATCTTCAGTCCCACGAAAACTTCAGAGAATGGAAATGT GTTCACTTTTGGTGAGGAGGTCCAAAGGAAAAACTCGAATGCTCTCCGGCAGTCCTGCCCTCAGAGAGGGAACCCTTTGCACGAAGACACCCACCCATCCCACCAGAGCCTTGGAGATCTCCGCACCGAGGAAGGACTGGCGAACCAACAACACAAGGCTGACGATCCACCGCAGAGCCCCAACGGTTCACTACGAGACGAAACCGGTGACGAGCACTCTGAGTTATCTTCACTAACGGGTGACAACAAAACTTGTATGACTCGAAGGCCTTTTAGTCAAGAGAGTCACTACATGAACATACCGCTTGCACCAGATGATTGCTCTTCACCTCTTCCTTCCCCTGAGATAACTTTAAACTTGTCCTCAGCGGGTGAGGTGGGTTATGCCAATCTCCAAACGGTGAGATGA